A stretch of DNA from Plasmodium brasilianum strain Bolivian I chromosome 3, whole genome shotgun sequence:
CTGTCCATTCTATCATTATTGCCCATTTTACCATTACTGTCCATTCTATCATTATTGCCCATTTTACCATTACTGTCCATTCTATCATTATTGCCCATTTTACCATTACTGTCCATTCTATCATTACTGTCCATTCTATCATTATTGCCCATTCTATCATTACTGCCCATTTCATCAGACGAACTCAAATGAAGCCTATCTTTCAGCAACAAAGCCTTATATGGTTGTTCTTTGTACAGAATGTCATAACACATTTTTCTATCCTTCTTTATATAatcttcattatttataaaaatggtCTCTTCTGTTCTCAGTTCATTCATTATCTCAAAATTCTTTTGTTCTAAAGAAAGCCTATCATCACTGTTGTTATGATAATTACTTATGTTATATCTTACTCTCCCTGTTTCTTCGAAAACATTCGTtcctttacttttttcaCTCACACAACAATCTTCTCTTTTTGATTCATCCTTCTTTTTATAGTACCACTGTTTGGCTTCGCAACTTTTTACTCCTCCCTTTTTCCGTCCACCACTGTATAATAACAAATGGTCATTGTCTTTTCCGCATCTCCTACTATTAAGGCCACTAGTACAGCTACAATTAAGACCATTAGTACGGACACATGTATGGGCACTATTCCTATCACCGTCATTATCATTGTTTAATTTACTATCATCCCTTTTGTTGATGTTCTTATGATCATCTCTTGCTTCAGCTGCAGTACCCCCATGGGTATCCTTCGCAGTACCTACCACTGTTCTACAGCCACTATTATCTGCGTATATGTCCAGGCCTTCAAACAAAATATTGTCATCGTTTTTGTAAAAGCCACAAGAAAAGTTCATATCAAATTCTACggaataatatttcattttcatttttttaaaatttaaatatagagTATTACTATCCCcttgtaaaaatttataatctAAAACATCGCACAACGTATGAACGACATCATCTACTCCTTTCTCCATTCTTTCGttggtattattattaccgcTACGACTACTACTATGACTACGACTATTCATCTTCTTATCCTTCTCTATGTCCTCATTGTGCAAACTAAAGAGCTCGTCTATTAAGCATATCAGATCCTTATAAATCTCGTAAAAGTTTACATCAATTTCAAAATtatcaatattattataaaaatataattcatagTATAACATCACAAcgttatacatatttttgttaaataaagTAGTATACttatttccaatttttttccaggatttttttttttttacttttgatAAACttccatatattaatttaatgtCTGATGGAAATACTACATTCTTCACCTCCTTCTTGTTTATTCCACCCTCTTCTTTTCGAACCCCCTCATGTCGTTGTTGTTGCTTCGGCTGCTGCTGCTGTTGTTCATCATCTTCTTTTTTGATGCCACTCATTTTGATTAAATTTTGTTCACTTGACCCCTTTGGTTTTGTTCTTACCCTCTCTTACACTTCTCTTAACGCTGTTCCGTTtcccccctttttttttttttttttttctgtcaAATTAGCAGCCCATTCcacttttttactttatttttcgCATCCTATATTATTCCCTTTATTTCTTGAAATTTTACCCacatttcaaaaatatatacatatatttatacaaatatttaaaaaaatatttatatatccaTGTATACATCCATGTATACatccatatatacatacatttttatatatacatattatacatatatatatacatattatacatatatatatacatattatacatatatatatacatattatacatatatatatatatataaatatatatatacatacacttttatatatacatattatacatatatatgtttttttttttattaattcggTTTTACTATTTTCACGTTTATACTTACATTTAATATCATACTGCTCTTTTCCAtcctcttttattattttttttctcctgcTTCAAATTTGCACTGCCATCAATTGCAGTTTTATAATTCGTAATTTCAActacataatttttgtagCATTGTTTTTACACTGTTCCTcctaaaattttgtttttctttgcTTTATCAGGTTTATATGTTTACCtgtttatatgtttaccTGTTTATGTGTTTACCTGTTTATGTGTTTACCTGTTTATGTGTTTACCTGTTTATGTGTTTACCTGTTTATGTATTTACCtgtttatatgtttaccTGTTTATATACTTACctgtttatatacatacctgtttatatgtttacccgtttatatgtttatctatttgtctgtttatttatatatttgtttttacatttatttatttatatatttatttatatatttatttgtatatttatttgtatatttatttgtatatttatttgtatatatatatgtttttttttttttctggtATTTGCAATATTAGTAATTAATTCATTCATCATTTCCATCTTTCGTCAGCAtttttaatagaataaattctttatcttttttcctttagtTTTCATAATCATTTCATTTCTGCTTCTTATTTATGGGGGATTATGCTTGAACCTAttattttgcttcattttgctttattttatttattttttttttttatcttcaaATAGCTTTTCCCCCGCAACGTCTTATTTTTCATcctaaattaaaaaattttttcctcttcatttttggttatataattttaatttcactTAATGTTAATTATACTTGTtgcttattctttttatttttgatgtTCTCCcacctatttttattaaaaacattGTATGTGTCTTTCTGTTGCACAATCATTTATCTTCTTTTCcctcatttcattttttgcacTCTTGAGTTCAGACTTGTTCTCTTTTTACCATGTATATTatctttcaattttttagtGCCATTTTGAGTTAATggaacattttattttttttttattttttttggaatcttttatttaattcttctgtttcatcatttttatatggaaaaaatgttcgttttatttcatatgcAAGTAACAAttcaattcatttttttttttttttttttttttttctcatttattCAAACTTTTTCCTTAAAGGTGTGTGCGATTTACGTCTTTTTTGCTTAATTCCTTATTTTATCAGAAAAGaatacaaagaaaaaaaataattttggaACAGGGCGAAAACCATTCCTTTAGGGTAGACCCATGAAGCTATTTTGAGCAGCTGCAGTTCTGTTCAGTCGAGTTATTACGAATGAAATACATAGATATAAATCAATAAATAGATAcatgtaaatgtatgtacgtatgtgcgTATAATACGACCGCGTTTTTCTCTTTAAAGTGTGAGTCCTCGGGAACGCATTATTTTCAGCCCGTCCCTCCTTTCCTGGctttgttataataaaaatttaaaacatttattttgctaTCAGTgtgtttaatttaatttttccttgtatatatatatatatatactcataaCTGCCTTTCTGTTGCAGTACTTATATAACTATTGCGAACAAAAATcgtttttataatatcatatttCGTTACAGTTTATCATCGCGAATGTTTTTATTCcactaaaaaattaaaatattttatttttttcttaacacTTTTTGATATTCcatgttttcttttactaCTCATTATGAATTCTTATAAttgtttaattattaatgtaGGCGCAAtaacaattaattttttgaaacaaaaaaaaaaaaaaaaaaaaaaaaaaaacatgttaAGGAAAGGCCTTTATACACATCTTTCACCGttacacataatatatgCTTGTAACATACCTGATGAGAAAtactctaaaaaaaaagttcaatTCAACATGGTTTTGTTGTaacatctttttttatttttatataaaactatgtcagtcctttttaaaaaacttattttttcagagcataatttgtttttgttttttttctttaaaagaTGATGCAGTGCTTAACTCACCGAACCGACTCCTTTCTTGATTGATAGTATCCTTAATTggacaaaaataaattatataaatcgATCATTAACATTTAGAAATTATTGTttgtacaaaaatataagtacGATATTTCAATTATGCAAATGCTTTCTTAAGTTGTATTTTTGACTTACTGTTACTTTGTAAAATGTACACACTTTACAATAACTTGAAGTGGCAATAATACATTCAAGTATTACGAAGACATTTCGAAAACTAAGaaacacacaaaaaaaaaaaaaaaaaaaaaaaattatgactgtacatatttttaaggaaaaattgCCTTAATCTTATTGGCCACTTTTATTTCTCCTGTACAggtcataaaaaaataataaatatgtaataatagtaacctctataaaattattttacataataaaatgtaaatacaaCTGTTGATACATTTATGTGAggaaatgcatatatttaagtagCTCTggtaaatagaaaataaaaaaaaaaaaagaagaaaaacatGATACAGTTAAAGGAGGGTAATATTCCTAAAGGGAATTTCGATAACTTCTTCATAACCAAATGAGGAAACTGTTATAAGTATACAcccatacatacacatgaacatatgtatagaaatatatacacatatatatatatatatgtacatgctacgggaacaaaaaaagaaaggaactATTAATTACAGGAAAGCTACCTTgttcatgtattttttttttttttttttttttttttttattagtttcatttaaaaaacaagAGTACAAATATATGGAGAAATGTCACAAGTACATTAGAACATCTTTTAATACGGAAAAAGGTTAGAACTTGTTTTAAACAAGGTATGAAATTGAGAGGAACATAGTTACATATTTTGATATTCATGTGTATTCagctataataataatagtaatgtaCAAAAATGGCTTTTCAATAAATGCATAATTAAGGAAGAAAATGCTATACTGgcaattttactttttctttttaattttcttttattttgcacatacacatgtaaatatatatgtatgcctGTACGTGAAAATTATAGCACCTACAAGTATTTACCCTTGTTTGTATTCTTTAAAACATCATTGATGCTTATAAGAAGCTTTGGATTGGGCTTTTACGCTGTGtgcattatattaatataaaaacattccattttctatttttttttttatttagcaCTTCCATGCTCAAGTTCACATTAATTTCCTTTCACGTTCTAAACATAAAACGTAGATGcgcttaatttttttttattttttttcttggaaaaattaaaattttatatataatatgtgaaTAATGAAGCTTCATGTTGGAAAATAcgattattttacttataaaCGTGGTTAAATACAACATAAAATtgttaagaaaattattttacacttttaaatttaggagaccttcatatataatatttaaggaGCAAGCACATAGGGACGAAGCAAAagtagaagaaaaagaaaaagaacacTTCCAATAACGCATAGAGGggtatgttataaaaaaggaaagtaataaatagttagtttttttcataaatgaaaaaaagaaaaaagaaagaaagaaagaaagaaagaacgAAAGAAcgaaaggaaaaacaaacgAACGAACGGAAAAACAAACGAACGAACGGAAAAACAAACGAACGAACGGAAAAACAAACGAACGAACGGAAAAACAAACGAACGAACGGAAAAACAAACGAACGAACGGAAAAACAAACGAACGAACGGAAAAACAAGCGAACGAACGGAGGAAAGAAAATGTTTGAAGTtataataaatcattttatGTTAAATTTCAAAAGAAATTATCGTCATTATtcgagaaaaaaaaatataaacagtaTAAATAGGAAAATAAACGATCCATATAGTGATCTGTacaaaatgaatttttatgGCAATAACTTTAAAAGACTgccaaataaaaaaaccaaatcaaaagaatatgaaataattagAACGTCAAGTAATACCTTTACCTATTCTTCCCCATATCCCCccaatattaattataccTTGAAACCATTTCCCGATTCagctaaaaatttttattatgaaaatagaCCTTACTTAATGAAATACAAAAACGTCCAATACATTCCAATTAAAAGGATGGCATATAAAAATGCAtctaaaaaaacaaactgggaaacatattatatgaggatagaaaaataaaacaccacgacatatgtatatatatgtgtacatgtatacatttatgcggctgtgtgtatgtgtacatgAATGAGTATGGGTAAGCGTACATGTAGAAATGCTTGTTCATATAGTCTACTTATATTTCTCTGCAtacttataataaatatgtgtaaaaataaaaagtatttgccaattattaaaa
This window harbors:
- a CDS encoding NYN domain-containing protein gives rise to the protein MSGIKKEDDEQQQQQPKQQQRHEGVRKEEGGINKKEVKNVVFPSDIKLIYGSLSKVKKKKSWKKIGNKYTTLFNKNMYNVVMLYYELYFYNNIDNFEIDVNFYEIYKDLICLIDELFSLHNEDIEKDKKMNSRSHSSSRSGNNNTNERMEKGVDDVVHTLCDVLDYKFLQGDSNTLYLNFKKMKMKYYSVEFDMNFSCGFYKNDDNILFEGLDIYADNSGCRTVVGTAKDTHGGTAAEARDDHKNINKRDDSKLNNDNDGDRNSAHTCVRTNGLNCSCTSGLNSRRCGKDNDHLLLYSGGRKKGGVKSCEAKQWYYKKKDESKREDCCVSEKSKGTNVFEETGRVRYNISNYHNNSDDRLSLEQKNFEIMNELRTEETIFINNEDYIKKDRKMCYDILYKEQPYKALLLKDRLHLSSSDEMGSNDRMGNNDRMDSNDRMDSNGKMGNNDRMDSNGKMGNNDRMDSNGKMGNNDRMDSNGKMGNNDRMDNNGKMGSLGKMVNHGKMESYGKTCNRDDERYRGWKRSAIIRTTSDSAISRIVNAYCSTNDLDSPKSAHLGTVEVSKKVGMLNCDVANTKKENPMVDNYFSEKGKSICIPKEILNITSLLSSGGLSSFNIKDMNKVNFFYGYNNTKKDFYNYCYSYLIRIRDGFDIIPMEGFKFRSIIIDGANVCARVINNSTILSNSFSCNDNATVVYDCYLLQEIYLFFKKKNAEDILIVLNSVTQKGDEFFLGNKKLFNYSYLENLIKLNVVLISNEKFYHSRKGNIVRRRTYDDVLILEVAAHRSKCMNKVGKIKKKIKKKIGKIERVEKEEKAEKAEKAEN